In a single window of the Entelurus aequoreus isolate RoL-2023_Sb linkage group LG16, RoL_Eaeq_v1.1, whole genome shotgun sequence genome:
- the prkab2 gene encoding 5'-AMP-activated protein kinase subunit beta-2 yields the protein MGNTSDRVSADRHGAKSHRSDSAGGHKDHEHSSKMVDSTDDPNIFNTHGPDSKMLGEKEFTPDLDDLVKTVSQARPTVIRWAGGGREVCIAGSFNNWSTKIPLNKSHRDFVAILDLPEGEHQYKFFVDGQWVHDPSEPVVTSQLGTINNLIQVKKSDFEVFDALQVDSLECSDTSDLSSSPPGPYAQDQYVFRPEERFKAPPILPPHLLQVILNKDTNISCDPALLPEPNHVMLNHLYALSIKDGVMVLSATHRYKKKYVTSLLYKPI from the exons ATGGGCAACACAAGTGACAGAGTGTCGGCAGACCGCCATGGGGCCAAATCCCACCGTTCAGACAGTGCTGGGGGTCACAAGGACCATGAGCACAGCAGCAAGATGGTGGACAGCACTGACGACCCAAACATCTTCAACACTCACGGGCCAGACTccaag ATGTTAGGAGAGAAAGAATTTACTCCAGACTTGGACGACCTGGTGAAAACTGTCTCTCAGGCTCGACCCACGGTCATTCGCTGGGCTGGTGGGGGAAGGGAGGTCTGCATCGCTGGCTCCTTTAATAACTGGAGCACCAAGATACCGctcaataaaag CCACAGGGACTTTGTAGCAATCCTGGACTTGCCCGAAGGCGAGCACCAGTACAAGTTTTTTGTGGACGGACAGTGGGTGCACGATCCCTCAGAG CCAGTGGTGACAAGCCAACTCGGCACCATCAATAACCTGATTCAGGTGAAGAAGTCCGACTTTGAGGTGTTTGACGCCCTGCAGGTGGACTCTCTGGAGTGTTCGGATACAtcag ATCTGTCCAGCTCCCCTCCAGGTCCTTACGCACAGGATCAGTACGTGTTTAGACCCGAGGAACGCTTCAAGGCTCCGCCCATACTTCCCCCTCACCTTCTTCAGGTCATACTCAACAAGGACACTAATATCTCT TGTGACCCCGCCCTGCTGCCTGAACCCAACCACGTGATGCTGAACCACCTGTACGCGCTCTCTATAAAG
- the LOC133630907 gene encoding uncharacterized protein LOC133630907: MAEMGISTRRLVLKKGAKPTIFDRPRTSPEHPTPSTSGQTGHMRSAFAKRERKRTIDQIMDSTTTASVADAVDEPMAMALDLPDEEGDQDQGNTREQGCQTDWVPIGTAPTAMTSSKSTQTGKIHHRSKGHQVTPDILERVRARPARVSEVPLSSVAAPSDSPEMQTNIAAPGVSGMQAKLRPPPALFDEGPASSPTAPFVGGSSDDSYVPSESTTSDPCQSDGSPDRPCTHQMHEEGCHKEPKYIIFESCLQSLVKWCHCPVCGSQDISPSWDSNGTQLTMTLQCASCDQRSSWSSQPNIGPYAAGNILLSAGILFAGASSGKVLQVLNSIGVVTYVKRTFFNHQELILQPAIKKVWEEQQRTHLTMLQVEGRPLVLGGDGRADSPGHSAKFGTYTTMELVANVVLDLQVVQSNECLGSYHMEMEGLKRMVELLISWDLDVGVLVTDRHRQIAKWIRENMPNTRHCYDIWHVAKSIGKKLKAIAKHKDCEDLKPWVQSIINHLYWAAVSTPPGEGELLVAKWKSVERHIQNIHKDHGDLFPICTHGQLQRQKKWLKQSSRSAVKLEEVVNNKSLLKDIAMLSGEHQTSKVEAFHSLVIQFAPKMYVFSYIGMLCRNLLAGLHWNENSSRPIATTQAGAERYAVRYPKYKAGGHVVKKIATEPTYRYVDDLIREVVAGCRQTPDERTPLSVTVDVPPFLCDELEKPDKEEAIAKHRSRFGKCEMPSR, encoded by the exons atggcagaaatgggaatcagcactcgtcgactcgtgctgaagaaaggtgcgaagccaactattttcgatagaccacggacaagtccggagcacccgaccccctccacaagcggacagactgggcacatgaggtctgcatttgccaaaagggaaaggaagagg acaatagatcagatcatggacagtacgactacggcatcagtggcggatgcggtggatgaaccaatggcaatggcactagatttgcctgatgaggagggcgatcaagatcag ggaaatacaagagaacaaggatgccagacggactgggtaccgattgggacagcaccaacagcaatgaccagtagcaagagcacccaaacagggaaaatacatcatagatcaaagg gacaccaggtgaccccagatatcctcgagagggttagagctcggccggccagggttagtgaagtcccattgtcaagtgtagcagctccatctgacagccccgagatgcagactaacatagcagctccaggtgtgtctggaatgcaagccaagctacgaccacctcctgcattgtttgatgaaggaccagcatcaagtcccactgcgccttttgttggtggttcttccgatgacagctatgtgccgagtgagtcaacgacatcggatccgtgtcaatctgacgggtcgccagatcgcccatgtactcaccagatgcatgaagagggctgccacaaggaaccgaagtacatcatctttgagtcgtgcctccagagtctcgtcaagtggtgtcactgtccagtctgtggcagccaggacataagcccttcttgggattcgaacggtacacagctgaccatgactcttcaatgtgcatcatgtgaccagaggagtagttggagcagccagccaaacattggcccttatgccgcgggcaacatcctgctgtctgctggcatcctcttcgctggggcatcttctggcaaggtgttgcaagtgctgaacagcatcggagtggtcacgtatgtgaagaggacatttttcaaccaccaggagctcatcctgcagccagccatcaaaaaggtgtgggaggaacagcaacggacgcacctcaccatgctgcaggtggaaggccgacccctcgtccttggtggtgatgggcgagcagacagtccgggacacagcgccaagttcggtacctacaccacaatggagcttgtggccaatgtggttctcgaccttcaggttgtacag agcaacgaatgtcttggcagctaccatatggagatggaaggactgaagaggatggtggaactgctgatcagctgggacctggatgtcggggtgctggtgacagacagacacagacagatcgctaaatggattcgtgaaaacatgcccaatacacggcactgctatgacatctggcatgttgcaaaat ccatcggaaagaaactgaaggccatcgccaagcataaggactgtgaagacctgaagccctgggtgcaaagtataatcaaccacctctactgggcagcagtgtctacaccgcctggagagggggaacttctggttgccaagtggaagtctgtggagcgacacattcagaacatccacaaggaccatggcgacctcttcccaatttgtactcatggacaactgcaacggcaaaagaaatggctcaaacaaa gttcacgctcagcagtgaaactggaggaggtggtcaacaacaagtccctgctaaaagatatcgccatgctgtcgggtgaacaccagacttccaaggtggaggcgttccatagccttgtcatacag ttcgcaccgaaaatgtatgtcttctcatacatcggaatgctgtgcag gaacctgcttgctgggctgcactggaacgaaaattcgagccgccctatagccactacacaagcgggtgctgagcgctatgcagtacgctacccgaagtataaagcagggggccatgtggtcaagaaaatcgcgacagagccaacatacc gctacgtagatgacttgatcagggaggttgttgctggctgcagacagacccctgacgagagaacaccactcagcgtcactgtggatgtgcctcccttcctctgcgatgaactggagaagccagacaaggaggaagccatcgccaagcacaggagtcgcttcggtaagtgtgaaatgccctcccggtaa
- the LOC133630908 gene encoding uncharacterized protein LOC133630908 has translation MMAARSESDSDRDSDDFSINLSEDERFVDEESASEGLVGSGSDSDREEAVRGIEPYRFEPDADEDGQEDAAAIDAGGAHDIDRLENTEWCTCQNCVNMETVAECVCCSEIEAVTRTMEEEGVKTCIIDHHGFPSVCLDEWVLQTAYNAYKQQYGMLQQQQNERRRHTAYRQFVRFCWGYLGKDIRVVLPACVVHKIRTTFPSMDYTGFQDVQ, from the exons atgatggccgccagatctgagagcgattctgaccgagatagcgacgatttctccattaatttgagcgaggatgaaagatttgtggatgaggaaagtgcaagtgaaggactagtggggagtggaagcgattcagatagggaagaagctgtgagagggatagagccatatcgctttgaacccgacgctgatgaagacggtcaggaggacgctgctgctattgatgctggaggagcacacgacatagatcgccttgagaatacagaatg gtgtacatgtcaaaactgtgtgaacatggagacagtggctgagtgtgtctgctgtagtgaaatagaggcagtgaccagaacgatggaggaggagggggtgaagacgtgcatcatagaccaccatggctttccatctgtgtgtctggatgaatgggtgctgcagacagcgtataacgcctacaaacagcaatatggcatgctgcagcaacagcaaaatga gcggagacgacacacagcctatcgacagtttgtccgcttctgctggggatatctgggaaaggacataagggtggtactaccagcttgtgtagtacataagattaggacaacattcccatcgatggactacacggggttccaagacgtgcagtga
- the LOC133630909 gene encoding mitochondrial adenyl nucleotide antiporter SLC25A24-like isoform X2, giving the protein MTGDRNKDGSLDFEEFTKYLKDHEKKLLLTFKSLDKNNDGRIDATEVQQTLAELGMNINRVDALKILQSMDIDGTMMVDWNEWRDYFLFHPAHNLQEIIRYWKHSTVLDIGDSLAIPDEFTEEEKSSGGWWKQLVAGAVAGSVSRTGTAPLDRMKVFMQVHSTKTNKISLAGGLKHLLLEGGFTSLWRGNGINVLKIAPETAIKFMAYEQFKKLLSSEGEKIQTHKRFMSGSLAGATAQTAIYPMEVLKTRLTLRKTGQYSGMFNCAKTILKKEGVMAFYKGYIPNLLGIIPYAGIDLAVYETLKNAWLSYHTKESANPGVLVLLGCGTISSTCGQLASYPLALVRTRMQARASMDASDQPSMTSLLKNIVAKDGFFGLYRGILPNFMKVIPAVSISYVVYEYMKIGLGISK; this is encoded by the exons ATGACCGGTGACCGGAATAAGGACGGAAGTCTCGACTTCGAGGAGTTCACCAAATATTTGAAAGATCACGAGAAGAAGCTGCTGCTGACGTTCAAGAGTCTGGACAAAAACAACGATG GGCGCATTGATGCCACCGAGGTCCAGCAGACCCTTGCAGAACTGGGCATGAACATCAACAGAGTGGATGCCCTGAAAATCCTGCAGAG tATGGACATCGACGGCACCATGATGGTGGACTGGAACGAGTGGAGGGACTACTTCCTGTTTCACCCCGCTCACAACCTGCAGGAGATCATACGCTACTGGAAACACTCTACG GTGCTGGATATAGGTGACAGCCTCGCCATCCCTGATGAGTTCACAGAAGAGGAGAAGAGCTCGGGCGGTTGGTGGAAGCAGCTGGTGGCGGGCGCCGTGGCGGGCTCAGTCTCCCGTACTGGTACCGCCCCTCTGGATAGAATGAAGGTTTTCATGCAG GTTCACTCCACCAAGACCAACAAAATAAGCCTGGCAGGAGGCCTCAAGCATCTGCTCCTGGAGGGAGGTTTCACTTCACTCTGGAGAGGCAACGGCATCAATGTTTTAAAGATCGCACCAGAGACGGCCATCAAGTTCATGGCATATGAGCAA TTTAAGAAGTTGCTGTCATCAGAGGGGGAGAAAATTCAGACACACAAAAGGTTTATGTCGGGCTCGCTGGCTGGAGCAACGGCACAGACCGCTATCTACCCTATGGAG GTATTAAAGACGAGGCTGACGCTGAGGAAGACCGGTCAGTATTCAGGAATGTTCAACTGTGCCAAGACGATCCTGAAGAAAGAGGGCGTCATGGCCTTCTACAAGGGCTACATTCCAAACTTACTCGGCATCATTCCCTACGCCGGGATAGACCTCGCCGTTTACGAG ACTCTTAAGAATGCGTGGCTGTCGTACCACACCAAAGAATCGGCCAATCCAGGAGTTCTTGTGTTGCTGGGATGCGGCACTATTTCTAGTACCTGCGGACAGCTGGCCAGCTATCCTCTTGCACTCGTGCGCACACGCATGCAAGCAAGAG CTTCCATGGATGCTTCAGACCAGCCCTCCATGACTTCGCTACTAAAGAACATTGTAGCCAAAGATGGCTTTTTTGGACTCTACCGAGGCATCCTGCCTAACTTTATGAAAGTTATCCCGGCTGTCAGCATCAGCTATGTTGTTTACGAGTACATGAAGATTGGATTGGGAATCAGCAAATGA
- the LOC133630909 gene encoding mitochondrial adenyl nucleotide antiporter SLC25A24-like isoform X1 encodes MFRSWLLPTARCWDADRERSYQDLFEKLDANKDGKVDVAELRAGLKAMGVFRQGAAQKIVMTGDRNKDGSLDFEEFTKYLKDHEKKLLLTFKSLDKNNDGRIDATEVQQTLAELGMNINRVDALKILQSMDIDGTMMVDWNEWRDYFLFHPAHNLQEIIRYWKHSTVLDIGDSLAIPDEFTEEEKSSGGWWKQLVAGAVAGSVSRTGTAPLDRMKVFMQVHSTKTNKISLAGGLKHLLLEGGFTSLWRGNGINVLKIAPETAIKFMAYEQFKKLLSSEGEKIQTHKRFMSGSLAGATAQTAIYPMEVLKTRLTLRKTGQYSGMFNCAKTILKKEGVMAFYKGYIPNLLGIIPYAGIDLAVYETLKNAWLSYHTKESANPGVLVLLGCGTISSTCGQLASYPLALVRTRMQARASMDASDQPSMTSLLKNIVAKDGFFGLYRGILPNFMKVIPAVSISYVVYEYMKIGLGISK; translated from the exons ATGTTCCGCAGCTGGCTGCTCCCCACAGCCCGGTGCTGGGATGCCGATCGTGAGCGGTCGTATCAGGACCTGTTTGAAAAGTTAGACGCGAATAAAGATGGAAAAGTGGATGTCGCCGAACTACGGGCGGGCCTGAAGGCAATGGGAGTGTTCCGTCAAGGTGCTGCACAG AAAATTGTCATGACCGGTGACCGGAATAAGGACGGAAGTCTCGACTTCGAGGAGTTCACCAAATATTTGAAAGATCACGAGAAGAAGCTGCTGCTGACGTTCAAGAGTCTGGACAAAAACAACGATG GGCGCATTGATGCCACCGAGGTCCAGCAGACCCTTGCAGAACTGGGCATGAACATCAACAGAGTGGATGCCCTGAAAATCCTGCAGAG tATGGACATCGACGGCACCATGATGGTGGACTGGAACGAGTGGAGGGACTACTTCCTGTTTCACCCCGCTCACAACCTGCAGGAGATCATACGCTACTGGAAACACTCTACG GTGCTGGATATAGGTGACAGCCTCGCCATCCCTGATGAGTTCACAGAAGAGGAGAAGAGCTCGGGCGGTTGGTGGAAGCAGCTGGTGGCGGGCGCCGTGGCGGGCTCAGTCTCCCGTACTGGTACCGCCCCTCTGGATAGAATGAAGGTTTTCATGCAG GTTCACTCCACCAAGACCAACAAAATAAGCCTGGCAGGAGGCCTCAAGCATCTGCTCCTGGAGGGAGGTTTCACTTCACTCTGGAGAGGCAACGGCATCAATGTTTTAAAGATCGCACCAGAGACGGCCATCAAGTTCATGGCATATGAGCAA TTTAAGAAGTTGCTGTCATCAGAGGGGGAGAAAATTCAGACACACAAAAGGTTTATGTCGGGCTCGCTGGCTGGAGCAACGGCACAGACCGCTATCTACCCTATGGAG GTATTAAAGACGAGGCTGACGCTGAGGAAGACCGGTCAGTATTCAGGAATGTTCAACTGTGCCAAGACGATCCTGAAGAAAGAGGGCGTCATGGCCTTCTACAAGGGCTACATTCCAAACTTACTCGGCATCATTCCCTACGCCGGGATAGACCTCGCCGTTTACGAG ACTCTTAAGAATGCGTGGCTGTCGTACCACACCAAAGAATCGGCCAATCCAGGAGTTCTTGTGTTGCTGGGATGCGGCACTATTTCTAGTACCTGCGGACAGCTGGCCAGCTATCCTCTTGCACTCGTGCGCACACGCATGCAAGCAAGAG CTTCCATGGATGCTTCAGACCAGCCCTCCATGACTTCGCTACTAAAGAACATTGTAGCCAAAGATGGCTTTTTTGGACTCTACCGAGGCATCCTGCCTAACTTTATGAAAGTTATCCCGGCTGTCAGCATCAGCTATGTTGTTTACGAGTACATGAAGATTGGATTGGGAATCAGCAAATGA